The following coding sequences lie in one Saccharopolyspora hordei genomic window:
- a CDS encoding FdhF/YdeP family oxidoreductase, whose translation MSRGAPEQDIDENALRVGEPGQAAAGVKGVLVSLQRSWEQMGLARTARTLPLLNQRDGFDCPGCAWPDPREAEGDKRKIAEFCENGAKAVAEEATTRRVGPEFFARHSVAELAERTDYWLGQQGRLTHPVVLREGDTHYRPIAWAEAFQLIAERLRGLGSPDEAAFYTSGRTSNEAAFLYQLLVRSFGTNNLPDCSNMCHESSGAALSETIGVGKGSVSLSDVERADLVLVVGQNPGTNHPRMLSSLEAVKRRGGRIVAVNPLPETGLMRFKNPQHARGVIGPGTRLADEFAQIRIGGDLALFKALNALVLQAGAVDRDFIDRSTHGFAEFAAQAAHVDWEATDRATGLPQEQVERIAEMVISSERTVVCWAMGLTQHKQAVPTIREVVNLLLLRGMIGKPGAGVCPVRGHSNVQGDRTMGIWEKMPEPFLAALEAEFGVPVPRHHGLDTVDTIRAMRDGRVKAFVGMGGNFVSATPDTEATVRALRSCELTVQVSTKLNRSHVTPGRTALILPTLGRTERDVQATGEQFVTVEDSMSVVHRSRGRLQPASEHLLSEVAIICRLARALLGPDHPVRWEDFERDYDLVREHIANVVPGCADYNRKVREPDGFVLPHPPRDSRTFPTATGKANFTVNVPEPIEVPPGRLLLQTLRSHDQYNTTIYGLSDRYRGVEDGRRVVLVHPDDLADLGFAAGDLVDVVSEWRGEHGVEERRAERFRLVAYPTARGCAAAYYPEANPLVPLDSVAERSNTPVSKAIVVRLERR comes from the coding sequence CGCTGCTGAACCAGCGCGACGGCTTCGACTGCCCCGGGTGCGCGTGGCCGGACCCGCGGGAGGCCGAGGGCGACAAGCGCAAGATCGCCGAGTTCTGCGAGAACGGGGCGAAGGCGGTCGCGGAGGAGGCCACCACCCGGCGGGTCGGGCCGGAGTTCTTCGCCCGCCACTCGGTGGCCGAGCTGGCCGAGCGGACCGACTACTGGTTGGGGCAGCAGGGCCGGCTCACCCACCCGGTGGTCCTGCGCGAGGGAGACACCCACTACCGCCCCATCGCGTGGGCCGAGGCGTTCCAGCTGATCGCCGAGCGGCTGCGCGGGCTCGGCTCGCCGGACGAGGCCGCGTTCTACACCTCCGGCCGCACCAGCAACGAGGCTGCGTTCCTGTACCAGCTGCTGGTGCGCAGCTTCGGCACGAACAACCTGCCGGACTGCTCGAACATGTGCCACGAGTCCTCCGGGGCGGCGCTGTCCGAGACCATCGGCGTCGGCAAGGGCTCGGTGTCGCTGTCCGATGTGGAGCGCGCGGACCTGGTGCTGGTGGTGGGTCAGAACCCGGGCACCAACCACCCGCGGATGCTGTCCTCGCTGGAGGCGGTCAAGCGGCGGGGCGGGCGGATCGTGGCGGTCAACCCGCTGCCGGAGACCGGGCTGATGCGCTTCAAGAACCCGCAGCACGCGCGCGGCGTGATCGGGCCGGGCACCCGGCTGGCCGACGAGTTCGCCCAGATCCGCATCGGTGGCGACCTGGCGCTGTTCAAGGCGCTCAACGCGCTGGTGCTCCAGGCGGGCGCGGTGGACCGGGACTTCATCGACCGCTCGACGCACGGCTTCGCCGAGTTCGCCGCGCAGGCCGCCCACGTCGACTGGGAGGCCACCGACCGGGCCACCGGGCTGCCGCAGGAGCAGGTCGAGCGGATCGCCGAGATGGTGATCTCCTCGGAGCGCACGGTGGTCTGCTGGGCGATGGGGCTCACCCAGCACAAGCAGGCCGTGCCGACGATCCGGGAGGTGGTCAACCTCCTGCTGCTGCGCGGCATGATCGGCAAGCCGGGCGCCGGGGTCTGCCCGGTGCGCGGCCACTCCAACGTGCAGGGCGACCGCACCATGGGCATCTGGGAGAAGATGCCGGAGCCGTTCCTGGCCGCGCTGGAGGCCGAGTTCGGCGTGCCGGTGCCCCGCCACCACGGCCTGGACACCGTGGACACCATCCGCGCCATGCGCGACGGCCGGGTCAAGGCGTTCGTGGGGATGGGCGGCAACTTCGTCTCCGCGACCCCGGACACCGAGGCCACGGTGCGCGCCCTGCGCAGCTGCGAGCTGACGGTGCAGGTGTCGACCAAGCTGAACCGCTCGCACGTGACGCCCGGCCGCACCGCGCTGATCCTGCCCACGCTGGGCCGCACCGAGCGCGACGTGCAGGCCACCGGCGAGCAGTTCGTGACCGTCGAGGACTCGATGTCGGTGGTGCACCGCTCGCGCGGCCGGCTCCAGCCCGCATCGGAGCACCTGCTGTCGGAGGTGGCGATCATCTGCCGGCTGGCGCGCGCCCTGCTCGGCCCGGACCACCCGGTCCGCTGGGAGGACTTCGAGCGCGACTACGACCTGGTCCGCGAGCACATCGCGAACGTGGTCCCGGGCTGCGCGGACTACAACCGCAAGGTCCGCGAGCCGGACGGGTTCGTCCTGCCGCACCCGCCGCGCGACAGCCGCACCTTCCCCACGGCCACGGGCAAGGCCAACTTCACGGTCAACGTCCCGGAGCCCATCGAGGTCCCGCCCGGGCGCCTGCTGCTGCAGACGCTGCGCAGCCACGACCAGTACAACACCACGATCTACGGCCTCTCCGACCGCTACCGCGGGGTCGAGGACGGCCGCCGCGTGGTCCTGGTGCACCCGGACGACCTCGCCGACCTCGGGTTCGCGGCGGGCGACCTGGTCGACGTGGTCTCCGAGTGGCGGGGCGAGCACGGTGTCGAGGAGCGCCGCGCGGAGCGCTTCCGCCTCGTCGCCTACCCGACCGCCCGCGGCTGCGCCGCGGCCTACTACCCGGAGGCCAACCCCCTGGTCCCGCTGGACTCGGTGG